A region from the Rosa rugosa chromosome 6, drRosRugo1.1, whole genome shotgun sequence genome encodes:
- the LOC133716331 gene encoding uncharacterized protein LOC133716331, producing MAELQEQKQCEVKGLTEESLVDRLAKQFNTDIPFGEPKLNLEDDIDETELADTSCNMVYVLPARYALPIAAQECVENEEGIEAFHSLYERLSSYLVEKEAYDRVATLEIVNEELSDQEQADEEEIQLAPAALDDTPPKVRDPTEKRAINLIFHDILGKILEVYIDDVVVKSKQRGDHITDLRKVFERMRLHKLKMNPAKCIFGVQAGDFLGFIVHQRGIEVPEDKASAVINASSPRTKKELQRLLGKINFLRRFISNSAGKIQPFSPLLKLQGQNEFVWKPKHQEAFDKIKAYLASPPVLVPPRAGIPLKLYISAAEASIGSLLAQDDEEGVEHAIFYLSRTLTDCETRYTPMEKLCLTLYFLACKLRHYMLSFTTCIIAQTDLVKYILSPPILRGCIGKWVLALSEFSLQYVPQKAVKGQAIADFLVHHPMLDVPTVKELEIATADITRPDLARIPEYAIWYQATCTNNQAEYEALIIGLEVLLELGVRDVQIRGDSLLVINQLQEKYRCVSCLLVPYLDHAIELLNQFDDVGLEFIPRERNFAANELAQLATGITLKYGVRERILKVERRTLTSWLTRPDTPDDPVVAVLEPIDVYWRIPLIAYLKQPDPTADRKIRFLALNYFLRGDELRRRGEDGIDFRCVFGVPEVLVSDRGAAFMGGDVEQLVNDLGIHFVHSTAYYAQSNGQAEDSNKIIITLLKKMLVANPRQWHETLYETLWAYRTSKLAPTATTPYALMFGHDAVLPLEINVQSLRVQD from the exons ATGGCCGAGCTGCAGGAACAAAAACAGTGTGAGGTAAAAGGCCTTACAGAAGAATCATTAGTTGACCGGTTGGCGAAGCAGTTCAACACTGACATCCCGTTTGGGGAGCCCAAGCTCAACTTGGAGGACGACATAGACGAAACCGAGTTGGCTGATACTTCCTGCAACATGGTCTATGTACTTCCCGCGAGATATGCTCTGCCAATAGCCGCGCAAGAATGTGTGGAGAATGAAGAAG ggatagaggccttcCACTCGCTGTACGAAAGACTATCCTCGTACctggtggaaaaagaggcctatgatcgtgTCGCAACCTTGGAAATTGTCAACGAGGAGTTATCTGACCAAGAACAAGCAGAcgaagaagagattcagctgGCTCCAGCAGCACTGGATGACACCCCTCCTAAGGTCAGGGATCCTACAGAGAAG AGAGCCATAAACCTGATTTTCCACGACATCCTGGGAAAgattttagaggtttacattgatgacgtggtcGTCAAGTCCAAACAGCGCGGGGATCACATCACGGATCTCAGGAAAGTCTTCGAGAGAATGCGGCtgcacaagctcaagatgaacccCGCCAAGTGCATTTTCGGAGTTCAAGCAGGGGATTTTCTGGGCTTCATCGTCCATCAACGGGGtattgaggtccctgaggataaggcaagcgcagtcatcaacgcatctTCCCCACGAACAAAGAAAGAGCTACAACGATTGCTGGGTAAGATTAACTTCCTGAGACGTTTCAtatctaactctgcaggtaaaatCCAACCTTTTTCCCCTCTACTGAAACtacaaggacagaatgagtTTGTGTGGAAACctaaacaccaagaggcttttgacaaAATTAAGGCCTATCTGGCGAGCCCACCAGTACTCGTTCCCCCTAGAGCTGGCATTCCATTAAAGCTctatatttcagcagctgaggcttccattggcagcctacTCGCCCAGGATGATGAAGAaggtgtcgaacatgccattttctacctcagtaggacactgaCGGATTGCGAAACCAGGTATACTCCTATGGAAAAATTGTGTCTTACATTGTACTTCTTAGCATGCAAGTTgcgacactacatgttatcctttaccacttgcattATCGCTCAAACCGACCTGGTTAAGTACATACTGTCGCCACCTATTCTGAGAGGTTgtattggcaagtgggtacTGGCTTTATCcgaattctcgctacaatacGTTCCACAGAAAGCAGTGAAGGGACAAGCCATCGCAGACTTTCTGGTGcatcaccctatgttggatGTCCCCACAGTGAAAGAGTTAGAGATAGCGACCGCAGACATAACTCGACCAGATTTGGCGCGCATCCCAGAATATGCTATatggtatcaagccaca TGCACCAAtaatcaagcagagtatgaggccctcattATTGGCCTAGAAGTGCTACTGGAACTAGGAGTGAGAGACGTCCAGATACGCGGTGATTCTTTGCTTGTCATCAATCAACTTCAAGAGAAGTACAGATGTGTGAGCTGCTTGCTCGTCCCATATTTGGATCACGCCATTGAACTTCTGAATCAATTCGATGACGTGGGTTTGGAATTTATTCCTcgtgagcgcaactttgcggccaacGAACTTGCTCAactggctacaggcattactttgaaatatggggttcgcgagcgaATCCTGAAGGTTGAACGACGCACTCTAACATCGTGGCTCACACGACCTGACACGCCAGACGATCCAGTCGTCGCGGTCCTCGAACCTATTGATGTATACTGGCGCATCCCTTTGATTGCTTATCTAAAGCAACCAGATCCCACTGCAGACCGGAAGATTCGCTTTCTTGCTCTAAATTACTTCCTCAGAGGCGATGAGCTACGCCGACGCGGCgaagatggcatagacttcCGATGTGT GTTTGGCGTCCCTGAAGTTTTAGTATCGGACAGGGGAGCAGCGTTCATGGGTGGTGACGTAGAGCAGCTCGTCAACGACTTGGGCATACATTTTGTCCACAGCACAGCTTATTATGCTCAATCTAATGGTCAAGCAGAGGacagtaacaagattatcatCACCCTActgaagaagatgcttgttgccAACCCTCGCCAATGGCATGAGACATTGTATGAAACGTTGTGGGCTTACCGCACTTCCAAGCTGGCTCCTACTGCCACGACGCCCTATGCACTCATGTTTGGTCACGACGCGGTGTTACCTCTGGAGATCAATGTTCAATCCCTGCGCGTCCAAGATTAG